The following proteins are encoded in a genomic region of Arachis ipaensis cultivar K30076 chromosome B02, Araip1.1, whole genome shotgun sequence:
- the LOC107628489 gene encoding dirigent protein 22-like translates to MIAQKNLITLFLFLIIFTSSATLFGNSIEPKSLNLHKEQILSHFRFYWQEKFSEPNATSMEIVSPVPKYNTTSKFGSIRAIDIALTIGPNVSSKVVGRAQGVYVSASETEIDLLMIENIVFYEGRYNGSSITTMGRNPIFSKVVRELDVVGGSGHFRFAKGYAELRTISSDPKTLDTAVQYDVYVYHY, encoded by the coding sequence ATGATCGCCCAAAAGAACCTCATCACCCTCTTCTTATTCCTTATCATCTTCACTTCTTCAGCCACCCTTTTTGGCAACTCCATAGAACCCAAATCACTTAACCTACACAAAGAACAAATCTTATCCCACTTCAGATTCTATTGGCAAGAGAAATTTTCAGAACCAAACGCAACATCAATGGAAATAGTTTCACCAGTTCCAAAATACAACACCACCTCAAAATTTGGTTCAATTAGAGCCATAGACATAGCTTTGACCATAGGACCGAATGTGAGCTCCAAGGTTGTTGGAAGAGCTCAGGGTGTCTATGTCTCGGCATCGGAAACCGAGATCGATCTTCTGATGATTGAGAATATTGTGTTCTACGAGGGAAGGTACAATGGAAGCTCCATAACCACCATGGGAAGGAATCCGATCTTCAGTAAGGTAGTTAGGGAGTTGGATGTTGTTGGTGGCAGCGGGCATTTTAGGTTTGCTAAAGGGTATGCTGAATTGAGGACTATATCTTCGGATCCTAAGACTCTTGATACTGCGGTTCAATACGATGTTTATGTTTATCATTATTGA